A region of Solanum dulcamara chromosome 7, daSolDulc1.2, whole genome shotgun sequence DNA encodes the following proteins:
- the LOC129894988 gene encoding glyoxylase I 4-like — MKGNTGNPLALTSLNHISLVCRSVENSIEFYKNVLGFVPVRRPGSFNFNGAWLFSYGIGIHLLQSEDPEEMPKKTEINPKDNHISFQCESIDAVEKKLTEMGIKYVRHLVEEGGIYVDQLFFHDPDDFMVEICNCDNLPVIPLAGEMARSCSRANLQLLQPQQSQQQSVVQVPVIKP; from the exons atgaaGGGCAATACTGGAAATCCACTTGCCTTGACATCCCTGAATCATATCTCCCTTGTTTGCAGATCAGTTGAAAATTCCATTGAATTTTACAAGAATGTTCTTGGTTTTGTGCCTGTAAGGAGGCCTGGATCATTCAATTTTAATGGCGCGTG GCTGTTTAGTTACGGAATAGGGATTCATCTACTTCAATCCGAAGATCCTGAAGAAATGCCAAAGAAAACTGAAATCAATCCCAAAGATAACCACATCTCTTTCCAG TGTGAGAGCATAGATGCAGTGGAGAAGAAGCTAACAGAAATGGGGATAAAATACGTGAGGCATCTGGTGGAAGAAGGAGGGATATATGTTGATCAATTATTTTTCCATGACCCAGATGACTTTATGGTTGAGATTTGCAACTGCGACAACTTGCCAGTGATTCCCCTGGCAGGCGAAATGGCTCGGTCATGCTCAAGGGCTAATCTGCAATTGCTTCAGCCACAGCAATCGCAGCAACAATCCGTAGTACAAGTCCCAGTGATCAAGCCTTAG
- the LOC129896280 gene encoding DCC family protein At1g52590, chloroplastic: MNMAITIPASYAGLTVTPPFHARFRRQFTPFAILSTPPNTSSSSRQAAVDWVEETASFFELDNRPIMLFDGVCNLCNGGVKFVRNNDSTRRIRYEALQSEAGKNLLRRSGRAPDDISSVVLVEKDRSYVKSEAVLKIMEYINLPFPQLAFFLQFVPLFIRDFAYDNVANNRYALFGRSNSCEM; this comes from the exons ATGAACATGGCGATCACTATACCCGCAAGCTACGCCGGTTTGACTGTAACGCCACCGTTTCATGCTAGATTTCGCCGGCAATTCACTCCGTTTGCAATTCTATCAACTCCGCCGAACACCAGCAGTAGCAGCCGTCAAGCGGCAGTGGATTGGGTGGAGGAAACTGCTAGTTTCTTTGAGCTTGATAATCGCCCTATAATGTTATTCGACG GTGTGTGCAACCTGTGCAATGGAGGTGTAAAGTTTGTCCGTAATAATGATAGTACAAG GAGAATTAGGTATGAAGCTTTACAAAGTGAAGCAGGGAAGAACCTGTTGAGGAGATCTGGCAGAGCTCCTGATGATATTTCAAGTGTTGTGCTTGTTGAAAAAGATAG GTCTTATGTGAAATCTGAAGCTGTTCTGAAGATTATGGAGTACATTAACTTGCCTTTCCCTCAGCTAGCTTTCTTCTTACAGTTTGTGCCTCT ATTCATTCGAGACTTTGCATATGATAATGTCGCCAATAACCGTTATGCACTCTTTGGCCGCTCCAATTCATGTGAGATGTAA
- the LOC129896004 gene encoding pathogen-associated molecular patterns-induced protein A70, protein MSSSLNPRYYRTAKVEEIEKKTERPMEYFTREKQRPNSTNMRKPPASEPRKLESKLSEDINESAENFIKKFKQQLLLQRLESIENYEQMLKRGT, encoded by the coding sequence ATGAGTAGTTCCTTGAATCCTCGTTACTACCGCACAGCCAAAGTCGaagaaattgagaaaaaaacaGAAAGGCCGATGGAGTATTTCACCAGAGAGAAACAGAGGCCTAATTCAACAAATATGAGGAAGCCGCCAGCATCGGAGCCAAGGAAGCTGGAGAGTAAGCTATCGGAAGACATAAATGAAAGTGCAGAGAATTTCATAAAGAAGTTTAAGCAACAGCTGCTTCTCCAGAGGCTTGAGTCCATTGAGAACTATGAGCAAATGCTTAAGAGGGGAACATAG
- the LOC129896653 gene encoding pentatricopeptide repeat-containing protein At1g52640, mitochondrial, translating into MAIRTLLRYRSVRYFSRILANCYLPLPKSTQYCLSSSLSSYLPTCNGFRDYLFMSSFTDAETKREPEKNSDPSSPDLVNEISRILSDYRSPHHDIESALNPFSGRISTDVVEQVLKRCKNLGFSAHRFFIWAQNLSGFCHSRESFHILVDILGSSKQFPLIWDFLVEMRTNRSCEITPEIFWLVFRAYSRAGLPADAIRAFNKMVDFGIKPCLADLDKLLLALCKRKHTKKAQEFFDKLKDDFMPSVKTYSILIRGWGGLGEVAEAQKLFDEMLERGCSVDLLAYNSILDSLCKAGKMDEAFNFFMKMRSIELIPDAFSYSIFIHGYCAANDIHSVFRLLDQMKRYKLVPNVFTYNCIIKKLCKTKKVDEAYQLIDEMISGGVRPDCWSYNTILASHCDHNEVNLAHRLISRMERNNCLPDKHTYNMLLKMLIRVGRFDRVEKVWESMEDRNFYPSVSTYTVMVHGFCQKKGKLEEACKYFEMMIDEGIPPYTATCEILRNRLIGHGFAEQTEILADKMERSTSSLIQELVSVMRGNKACVKLKNDEEYSDESFE; encoded by the coding sequence ATGGCGATTAGGACACTTCTTCGCTACAGAAGTGTACGCTATTTCTCCCGAATACTTGCCAATTGCTATCTTCCTCTACCCAAAAGCACTCAATATTGTCTTTCTTCTTCCTTGTCTTCTTATCTTCCCACCTGCAATGGTTTTCGCGACTATCTCTTCATGTCCTCTTTTACTGATGCAGAAACAAAACGGGAACCTGAGAAAAACTCAGACCCATCTTCTCCAGACCTTGTGAATGAGATTTCTCGAATTCTTAGTGACTACAGAAGCCCTCACCACGACATTGAGTCAGCCCTCAATCCATTTTCAGGCAGAATTTCAACCGACGTAGTTGAACAAGTCCTCAAACGTTGCAAAAATCTTGGATTTTCTGCGCACAGGTTCTTCATATGGGCACAAAATTTATCAGGTTTTTGTCATAGTCGAGAAAGCTTTCATATTCTTGTTGATATATTAGGAAGTAGTAAACAGTTCCCCTTGATATGGGACTTCCTTGTTGAGATGAGAACGAATAGATCTTGTGAAATTACCCCTGAAATTTTCTGGCTTGTTTTCAGGGCTTATAGTAGAGCTGGTTTGCCAGCTGAtgcaattagggcttttaataaAATGGTAGATTTTGGGATTAAACCATGTTTAGCTGATCTCGATAAGCTATTACTGGCGCTATGTAAAAGAAAGCATACGAAGAAAGCGCAAGAGTTCTTCGATAAATTGAAGGATGATTTCATGCCGAGTGTGAAAACTTACAGCATTCTGATAAGGGGATGGGGAGGATTAGGGGAAGTTGCTGAAGCACAAAAGCTGTTTGATGAAATGCTTGAAAGAGGTTGTTCAGTTGATTTGCTTGCTTATAATAGTATTTTGGACTCACTATGCAAGGCTGGTAAGATGGATGAGGCCTTCAACTTCTTCATGAAGATGAGGTCCATCGAACTGATACCTGATGCTTTTAGTTATTCAATTTTCATCCATGGTTATTGCGCAGCAAATGATATTCATTCAGTTTTCAGGCTCCTTGACCAGATGAAGCGGTACAAACTTGTGCCTAATGTATTTACGTATAATTGTATCATCAAAAAGCTTTGTAAGACCAAGAAGGTTGACGAGGCTTACCAACTGATAGATGAGATGATTAGCGGAGGGGTAAGACCTGATTGTTGGAGTTACAATACAATCCTAGCTTCTCATTGTGATCACAATGAAGTTAACTTGGCACATAGGCTGATTTCAAGAATGGAACGAAACAACTGCCTACCagataaacatacatataatatgttGCTTAAGATGCTTATTAGGGTGGGAAGGTTTGATAGAGTTGAGAAAGTTTGGGAGAGCATGGAAGACAGGAACTTTTATCCTTCAGTCTCGACATATACTGTCATGGTACATGGTTTCTGTCAGAAGAAAGGCAAACTTGAGGAAGCatgtaaatattttgaaatgatGATAGATGAAGGCATTCCGCCATATACAGCGACATGTGAAATATTGAGAAATAGACTAATAGGTCATGGATTTGCAGAGCAGACCGAGATACTTGCAGATAAGATGGAAAGGAGCACATCTAGTTTAATTCAAGAACTGGTAAGCGTAATGAGAGGTAACAAGGCCTGCGTGAAATTGAAAAATGATGAAGAATACTCGGATGAAAGTTTTGAGTGA
- the LOC129894258 gene encoding O-fucosyltransferase 13 isoform X2 yields the protein MANGYVRVDCYGGLNQMRRDLCDGVGIARLLNATLVLPKFEVAAYWNESSGFEDVFDVDFFIQQMKGFINVVKELPIEIESKDPVRVDCSKRKGQFDYVESVLPSLLKHGYISITPAMSQRRDRYPLYAKAALCQACYSALRLTSTLEKKALELLQAIPKPFLSLHLRFEPDMVAYSQCEYSGLSLASTKAIEAARVDRKPWTGETARIWRNRGKCPLTPSETAFILKALAIPTNTTIYLAAGDGLMELEGLTSVYTNVVTKSILLSGEDFTTMHGNTKAALDYYVSINSDSYMATYFGNMDKMVAAMRAFKGLYKTIFLNRKAFALLTSQGLKGKELTEALWKVHRDDFIMGRGSALPDCFCEFNL from the exons ATG GCTAATGGGTACGTTCGAGTGGATTGCTATGGTGGGCTCAATCAGATGAGGAGAGAT TTGTGTGATGGTGTTGGAATAGCTCGTTTGCTGAATGCTACCCTTGTTTTGCCAAAGTTTGAAGTAGCTGCATACTGGAATGAGTCTAG CGGTTTTGAAGATGTATTTGATGTAGACTTCTTCATCCAACAAATGAAGGGCTTTATTAATGTGGTAAAGGAGCTTCCAATTGAGATTGAATCAAAAGATCCTGTTAGAGTTGATTGCAGCAAACGCAAAGGCCAATTTGACTATGTTGAGAGTGTTCTTCCTTCCCTACTGAAGCATGGATATATCTCGATCACCCCTGCAATGAGTCAAAGAAGGGATAG GTACCCTCTTTATGCAAAAGCTGCACTTTGCCAGGCTTGTTATAGTGCGTTGCGCCTTACAAGCACATTGGAGAAGAAAGCGTTGGAGCTTCTACAAGCTATACCAAAGCCCTTCTTATCGCTTCACCTTCGGTTTGAACCTGACATGGTAGCTTATAGTCAATGTGAGTACTCTGGTCTTTCACTTGCCTCCACAAAAGCCATAGAAGCTGCACGGGTTGACAGGAAACCTTGGACTGGGGAAACGGCTCGTATTTGGAGAAACCGTGGAAAGTGTCCACTAACACCCAGTGAAACTGCATTCATACTTAAAGCTCTAGCCATACCCACCAATACCACTATTTATTTGGCAGCTGGTGATGGCCTGATGGAACTTGAGGGACTAACATCTGTGTATACCAACGTTGTTACCAAGTCTATTCTTCTTAGTGGAGAGGACTTCACAACCATGCATGGGAATACAAAAGCTGCACTGGATTATTATGTGTCTATTAACAGCGATTCTTACATGGCTACTTATTTTGGGAACATGGATAAGATGGTTGCAGCAATGAGAGCTTTCAAGGGGTTGTATAAGACAATTTTCTTGAACAGGAAGGCTTTTGCATTGTTAACCTCTCAGGGGCTTAAAGGGAAGGAACTAACAGAAGCCCTGTGGAAGGTTCATAGAGATGATTTCATAATGGGTAGAGGATCTGCTTTACCAGACTGTTTTTGCGAATTCAATCTATGA
- the LOC129894258 gene encoding O-fucosyltransferase 13 isoform X3 — MRRDLCDGVGIARLLNATLVLPKFEVAAYWNESSGFEDVFDVDFFIQQMKGFINVVKELPIEIESKDPVRVDCSKRKGQFDYVESVLPSLLKHGYISITPAMSQRRDRYPLYAKAALCQACYSALRLTSTLEKKALELLQAIPKPFLSLHLRFEPDMVAYSQCEYSGLSLASTKAIEAARVDRKPWTGETARIWRNRGKCPLTPSETAFILKALAIPTNTTIYLAAGDGLMELEGLTSVYTNVVTKSILLSGEDFTTMHGNTKAALDYYVSINSDSYMATYFGNMDKMVAAMRAFKGLYKTIFLNRKAFALLTSQGLKGKELTEALWKVHRDDFIMGRGSALPDCFCEFNL; from the exons ATGAGGAGAGAT TTGTGTGATGGTGTTGGAATAGCTCGTTTGCTGAATGCTACCCTTGTTTTGCCAAAGTTTGAAGTAGCTGCATACTGGAATGAGTCTAG CGGTTTTGAAGATGTATTTGATGTAGACTTCTTCATCCAACAAATGAAGGGCTTTATTAATGTGGTAAAGGAGCTTCCAATTGAGATTGAATCAAAAGATCCTGTTAGAGTTGATTGCAGCAAACGCAAAGGCCAATTTGACTATGTTGAGAGTGTTCTTCCTTCCCTACTGAAGCATGGATATATCTCGATCACCCCTGCAATGAGTCAAAGAAGGGATAG GTACCCTCTTTATGCAAAAGCTGCACTTTGCCAGGCTTGTTATAGTGCGTTGCGCCTTACAAGCACATTGGAGAAGAAAGCGTTGGAGCTTCTACAAGCTATACCAAAGCCCTTCTTATCGCTTCACCTTCGGTTTGAACCTGACATGGTAGCTTATAGTCAATGTGAGTACTCTGGTCTTTCACTTGCCTCCACAAAAGCCATAGAAGCTGCACGGGTTGACAGGAAACCTTGGACTGGGGAAACGGCTCGTATTTGGAGAAACCGTGGAAAGTGTCCACTAACACCCAGTGAAACTGCATTCATACTTAAAGCTCTAGCCATACCCACCAATACCACTATTTATTTGGCAGCTGGTGATGGCCTGATGGAACTTGAGGGACTAACATCTGTGTATACCAACGTTGTTACCAAGTCTATTCTTCTTAGTGGAGAGGACTTCACAACCATGCATGGGAATACAAAAGCTGCACTGGATTATTATGTGTCTATTAACAGCGATTCTTACATGGCTACTTATTTTGGGAACATGGATAAGATGGTTGCAGCAATGAGAGCTTTCAAGGGGTTGTATAAGACAATTTTCTTGAACAGGAAGGCTTTTGCATTGTTAACCTCTCAGGGGCTTAAAGGGAAGGAACTAACAGAAGCCCTGTGGAAGGTTCATAGAGATGATTTCATAATGGGTAGAGGATCTGCTTTACCAGACTGTTTTTGCGAATTCAATCTATGA
- the LOC129894257 gene encoding pentatricopeptide repeat-containing protein At1g52620, with product MSKTLLSRIKPLHSPKPKPPSPSNFPLTRRIKELVNEVCEILHTQEQWEHTVEIRLSQEEIVPSDIAHLVFDKLKDAHVGLKFFDWVSQRPYGCPLDRFACSSLLKLLAKFRVFPEIESLLSNLTTCEDKFPTLEALDAVIKAYSDSKLVDKAVELYYFVLKTYDLVPHVVTVNSLLHGLVKHGKIKAARRLYDELVERSGSVEDNFLDNFSTCIIVTGLSKEGNVKEGRKLIEDRWGKGCVPNVVFYNTLIDGYCKKGDIRSAYGLFNELKLKSFLPTVETYGTLINGFCKNGHFEKVEMLAQEMVERGVIVNARVYNTIIDARCRHGFTVEAIDTVRKMVEAGSKPDIVTYNILISYSCKDEKIQEAEKFLEQVKNMGLVPTKFTYTPMIHAYCKFGDFERALSLLAEMTEYGDTPDVSTYGALVHGLVVSGEVDVALLIRDKMIERGASPDAGIYNVLMSGLCKKLKLPAARQLLDEMLGHGILPDVYVYATLVDGCVRNGEFQEAKKLFRQTIEMGMDPGLVGYNAMIKGYCKFGLMKDAVACISRMKKSKICPDAFTYSTVIDGYVKQHDLRRALTILPHMVKCNCMPNVVTHSSLIYGFCQNGDLVGAENLFKGMQSNGMMPNVITYSILIGSFCKVGKLAKAASIFEQMLMHKCYPTDVTFNYLVNGFSHCSPTIFSKERNDPQDEKNSKFMASFKRMISDGWHPRNAAYNSIITCLCLHTMLKTALQLHDKMISKGYTTDSVTFAALLHGICLVGKSKEWKNIISCSLSVTELSVALKYSLIFDQYLSHGFDSEASVILNTLVKDHAS from the coding sequence ATGTCTAAAACCCTTCTCTCCCGCATTAAACCCCTCCACAGCCCAAAACCAAAACCCCCTTCTCCTTCCAACTTCCCATTAACACGCCGCATCAAGGAACTCGTTAATGAGGTCTGTGAAATCCTGCATACCCAAGAACAATGGGAACACACTGTCGAAATTCGTCTTTCGCAGGAAGAAATTGTTCCTTCCGACATTGCACACCTTGTGTTTGACAAACTCAAGGATGCTCATGTGGGTCTCAAGTTCTTTGATTGGGTCTCTCAAAGACCCTACGGTTGTCCCCTTGATCGTTTTGCTTGTTCTTCTCTTTTGAAACTCTTGGCTAAGTTTAGAGTGTTTCCTGAAATTGAAAGTTTGCTGTCCAACTTGACTACTTGTGAAGATAAGTTTCCTACTCTTGAAGCGTTGGATGCTGTAATTAAAGCTTATTCTGATTCTAAGTTGGTTGACAAAGCTGTtgaattgtattattttgtaTTGAAAACCTATGATTTGGTTCCACATGTAGTTACTGTTAATTCTTTACTTCATGGTCTTGTAAAACATGGTAAGATTAAAGCTGCTAGGAGACTTTATGATGAGCTAGTTGAGAGAAGTGGCAGTGTTGAGGATaattttttggataattttaGCACTTGTATTATTGTCACAGGTTTGAGTAAAGAGGGGAATGTTAAAGAAGGCAGGAAATTGATTGAGGATAGGTGGGGTAAAGGTTGTGTACCAAATGTTGTTTTTTACAATACATTGATTGATGGCTACTGCAAGAAGGGTGACATTAGAAGTGCATATGGACTTTTCAATGAGTTGAAATTGAAGAGCTTCTTACCCACAGTGGAGACTTATGGGACACTGATAAATGGGTTTTGTAAAAATGGGCATTTTGAGAAAGTTGAAATGCTTGCGCAGGAGATGGTTGAGAGGGGTGTGATTGTCAATGCCCGAGTGTATAACACGATCATTGATGCTAGGTGTAGGCATGGTTTTACTGTGGAAGCAATAGACACGGTAAGAAAAATGGTTGAAGCTGGCAGTAAGCCAGATATCGTGACATATAATATATTGATCTCTTATTCATGCAAGGATGAGAAAATTCAGGAAGCTGAAAAGTTTCTAGAGCAGGTTAAGAATATGGGGTTGGTGCCCACCAAGTTTACTTATACTCCTATGATACATGCCTACTGcaaatttggtgattttgaAAGGGCGTTAAGTTTGCTTGCTGAGATGACGGAGTATGGTGATACGCCTGATGTGTCAACTTATGGAGCTCTGGTCCATGGATTGGTGGTCTCTGGTGAAGTTGATGTCGCATTACTCATTCGAGACAAAATGATTGAAAGGGGAGCATCACCTGATGCTGGCATTTATAATGTTTTGATGAGTGGGCTCTGCAAAAAATTGAAGCTTCCAGCTGCTAGGCAGCTCCTTGATGAGATGCTTGGCCATGGTATATTACCTGATGTTTATGTTTATGCTACTTTAGTAGATGGATGTGTAAGAAATGGCGAATTTCAGGAAGCGAAGAAGCTATTTAGGCAGACTATTGAGATGGGTATGGATCCTGGGCTTGTAGGGTACAATGCCATGATCAAGGGATACTGTAAGTTTGGACTGATGAAAGATGCAGTTGCTTGCATCAGTAGAAtgaaaaagtcaaaaatatGTCCAGATGCCTTTACTTATTCAACAGTAATTGATGGATATGTAAAGCAACATGATTTGCGCCGAGCATTAACGATACTCCCCCACATGGTAAAGTGCAACTGTATGCCAAATGTGGTAACACACAGCTCTCTAATTTATGGCTTTTGTCAGAATGGAGATCTTGTGGGAGCTGAAAATTTATTCAAGGGAATGCAATCAAATGGTATGATGCCTAATGTTATAACTTATAGTATACTAATTGGTAGCTTTTGTAAAGTGGGAAAACTTGCAAAAGCAGCTTCTATTTTTGAACAAATGCTCATGCACAAGTGCTATCCAACTGATGTCACGTTCAATTATTTGGTTAACGGGTTTTCCCATTGCTCGCCTACTATCTTCTCAAAGGAGAGAAATGATCCTCAGGATGAGAAGAACTCTAAGTTTATGGCATCTTTTAAAAGAATGATATCAGATGGTTGGCACCCGAGAAATGCTGCATACAATTCCATTATCACCTGCCTCTGTTTACATACAATGCTCAAAACTGCATTGCAACTACATGACAAGATGATTAGTAAAGGCTACACTACAGATTCAGTTACCTTTGCTGCCTTATTGCATGGAATTTGCTTGGTTGGAAAATCCAAGGAatggaaaaatattatttcctgTAGCTTAAGTGTGACAGAGCTATCTGTTGCTTTAAAGTATTCCTTGATATTTGACCAGTACCTGAGTCATGGATTTGACTCTGAGGCTTCAGTGATTTTGAATACCTTGGTTAAAGACCATGCTTCGTAA
- the LOC129894258 gene encoding O-fucosyltransferase 13 isoform X1 yields the protein MIASTVRKPLFGVTILAFSLFLLLFFFPPFPFFSDPSVTFNSSRLERPEIWSIRRLAEWRPCNWWLQPRTNALPAQANGYVRVDCYGGLNQMRRDLCDGVGIARLLNATLVLPKFEVAAYWNESSGFEDVFDVDFFIQQMKGFINVVKELPIEIESKDPVRVDCSKRKGQFDYVESVLPSLLKHGYISITPAMSQRRDRYPLYAKAALCQACYSALRLTSTLEKKALELLQAIPKPFLSLHLRFEPDMVAYSQCEYSGLSLASTKAIEAARVDRKPWTGETARIWRNRGKCPLTPSETAFILKALAIPTNTTIYLAAGDGLMELEGLTSVYTNVVTKSILLSGEDFTTMHGNTKAALDYYVSINSDSYMATYFGNMDKMVAAMRAFKGLYKTIFLNRKAFALLTSQGLKGKELTEALWKVHRDDFIMGRGSALPDCFCEFNL from the exons ATGATCGCCTCAACTGTGCGAAAACCCCTTTTTGGCGTTACGATATTggcgttttctctctttctccttctcttcttcttcccacCTTTTCCTTTCTTCTCTGACCCTTCTGTTACCTTTAATTCTTCCCG GCTTGAAAGACCTGAGATATGGAGCATACGAAGATTAGCTGAGTGGCGACCTTGTAATTGGTGGCTCCAACCTCGAACTAATG CTCTTCCTGCTCAGGCTAATGGGTACGTTCGAGTGGATTGCTATGGTGGGCTCAATCAGATGAGGAGAGAT TTGTGTGATGGTGTTGGAATAGCTCGTTTGCTGAATGCTACCCTTGTTTTGCCAAAGTTTGAAGTAGCTGCATACTGGAATGAGTCTAG CGGTTTTGAAGATGTATTTGATGTAGACTTCTTCATCCAACAAATGAAGGGCTTTATTAATGTGGTAAAGGAGCTTCCAATTGAGATTGAATCAAAAGATCCTGTTAGAGTTGATTGCAGCAAACGCAAAGGCCAATTTGACTATGTTGAGAGTGTTCTTCCTTCCCTACTGAAGCATGGATATATCTCGATCACCCCTGCAATGAGTCAAAGAAGGGATAG GTACCCTCTTTATGCAAAAGCTGCACTTTGCCAGGCTTGTTATAGTGCGTTGCGCCTTACAAGCACATTGGAGAAGAAAGCGTTGGAGCTTCTACAAGCTATACCAAAGCCCTTCTTATCGCTTCACCTTCGGTTTGAACCTGACATGGTAGCTTATAGTCAATGTGAGTACTCTGGTCTTTCACTTGCCTCCACAAAAGCCATAGAAGCTGCACGGGTTGACAGGAAACCTTGGACTGGGGAAACGGCTCGTATTTGGAGAAACCGTGGAAAGTGTCCACTAACACCCAGTGAAACTGCATTCATACTTAAAGCTCTAGCCATACCCACCAATACCACTATTTATTTGGCAGCTGGTGATGGCCTGATGGAACTTGAGGGACTAACATCTGTGTATACCAACGTTGTTACCAAGTCTATTCTTCTTAGTGGAGAGGACTTCACAACCATGCATGGGAATACAAAAGCTGCACTGGATTATTATGTGTCTATTAACAGCGATTCTTACATGGCTACTTATTTTGGGAACATGGATAAGATGGTTGCAGCAATGAGAGCTTTCAAGGGGTTGTATAAGACAATTTTCTTGAACAGGAAGGCTTTTGCATTGTTAACCTCTCAGGGGCTTAAAGGGAAGGAACTAACAGAAGCCCTGTGGAAGGTTCATAGAGATGATTTCATAATGGGTAGAGGATCTGCTTTACCAGACTGTTTTTGCGAATTCAATCTATGA